From the genome of Variovorax sp. RA8, one region includes:
- a CDS encoding nitroreductase: MKPQLQTEAWREVDAVLRARRSVRAYRPDPVPRDTVLDILSVATAAPSNSNTQPWCVHALTGAPLKTLSEELVAAFRRGDFSPATHFPDPLPSALGARQADFALRYYRTLGIDRTDAPARAAQTERNYSFFGAPVGLVFGIDARLNPHSWLDLGLYIQSVMIAAKARGIDTCPQVSLAPFHAVIAPHLRMPPEVITVCGMAMGFGDPEAEVNRMGMPRQGVEEFVHLAGFDAPCPAAAPPRHSHALPSTRSGA, from the coding sequence ATGAAGCCGCAGCTGCAGACCGAAGCGTGGCGCGAGGTGGACGCAGTCCTGCGCGCGCGCCGGTCGGTGCGCGCCTACCGTCCCGATCCGGTGCCGCGCGACACAGTGCTCGACATCCTGAGCGTGGCCACCGCCGCGCCAAGCAATTCCAACACCCAGCCCTGGTGCGTTCATGCGCTGACGGGCGCGCCGCTGAAGACACTGAGCGAAGAGCTCGTGGCGGCCTTCAGGCGGGGCGACTTCTCGCCTGCGACCCATTTTCCCGACCCGCTGCCGAGCGCGCTGGGCGCCCGCCAGGCGGACTTTGCGCTGCGCTATTACCGCACCCTTGGCATCGACCGGACGGACGCGCCGGCGCGCGCGGCGCAAACCGAGCGCAACTACAGCTTCTTCGGCGCGCCCGTGGGCCTCGTCTTCGGCATCGATGCGCGGCTGAACCCCCACAGCTGGCTCGACCTCGGCCTGTACATCCAGAGCGTGATGATCGCGGCCAAGGCCCGCGGCATCGACACCTGTCCGCAGGTTTCGCTGGCGCCTTTCCATGCGGTCATCGCGCCGCACCTGCGGATGCCGCCGGAGGTGATCACCGTCTGCGGCATGGCCATGGGTTTCGGCGACCCGGAAGCGGAAGTGAACCGGATGGGCATGCCGCGACAGGGCGTGGAGGAGTTCGTGCACCTGGCGGGATTCGATGCCCCCTGCCCGGCGGCGGCACCGCCTCGACACTCTCACGCCTTGCCGTCGACGCGCAGCGGCGCCTGA
- a CDS encoding 4-hydroxylaminobenzoate lyase produces the protein MPTESNAEREALIERSIPFLEEVQDMTAGTETERWLNRTYGPASELYQTLARLVSQGVQDGWAANVALDGPIYRRSRIAEPSERTRHFSITAVYMDSTGNTQGNPEGSYRGQYHAHPYGEFNLVVPLQPGAALRGPNGWCEAGWTAPGPGSHHYPEAKGGAVIALFFLPAGRIAYHAPPQA, from the coding sequence ATGCCAACCGAATCCAACGCCGAACGCGAAGCGCTCATCGAACGCAGCATTCCCTTTCTCGAAGAAGTGCAGGACATGACGGCCGGCACCGAGACCGAGCGCTGGCTGAACCGGACGTACGGCCCCGCGAGCGAGCTCTACCAGACGCTCGCGCGGCTGGTAAGCCAAGGCGTGCAGGACGGCTGGGCCGCCAACGTGGCGCTGGACGGCCCGATCTACCGCCGCAGCCGCATCGCCGAACCATCGGAACGCACGCGGCATTTCAGCATCACGGCGGTCTACATGGACAGCACCGGCAATACCCAGGGCAACCCCGAGGGCAGCTACCGTGGGCAATACCACGCGCATCCCTACGGGGAGTTCAACCTGGTGGTGCCCCTGCAGCCGGGCGCCGCGCTCCGGGGCCCCAACGGCTGGTGTGAAGCGGGCTGGACCGCGCCCGGCCCCGGGAGCCACCACTACCCGGAAGCCAAGGGAGGCGCCGTCATCGCGCTGTTCTTCCTGCCCGCAGGGCGCATCGCCTACCATGCGCCGCCGCAGGCCTGA
- a CDS encoding tripartite tricarboxylate transporter substrate-binding protein gives MNSSPRLSRRAFTRMALAAPAAGWLLSATAQGGGTPGKLLVGYPAGGTLDTTARQLAEALRRQGRSYIVDNRVGAAGRIASSMLKRERPDTSALLCTQTSAMTIYPHVYTRLMYDPVTDFVPVSPVVTATCALGVSSAVPASVRNLQDYVAWVRSSPGNATYASPAAGSVAHFLGYQLSEAGGLKLQHVGYRGSAPALQDLIGGQIPTYLGFVADFLPYMQQGRIRILAVAGEKRSRFMPGVPTFLEQGFAGIRGAETYGIFAPPGTPEAAVNSLHASIVSAGKDAAMLAAFEQVGLEAGTLTPREYAALIQREREAWGPMVRASGFRFEE, from the coding sequence ATGAACTCTTCACCACGACTCTCCCGCCGCGCATTCACGCGCATGGCGCTCGCCGCTCCTGCCGCCGGCTGGCTGCTCTCGGCGACGGCGCAGGGCGGCGGAACGCCGGGCAAGCTGCTGGTCGGCTACCCTGCCGGTGGCACGCTCGACACCACTGCCCGGCAGCTGGCCGAAGCCTTGCGCAGGCAGGGCCGCTCTTACATCGTCGACAACCGCGTTGGCGCCGCCGGCCGCATCGCGAGCAGCATGCTCAAGCGCGAGCGGCCCGATACGAGCGCGCTGCTGTGCACCCAGACTTCGGCGATGACGATCTATCCGCATGTATACACGCGTCTCATGTACGACCCCGTGACCGACTTCGTGCCGGTGTCGCCCGTGGTGACCGCCACCTGTGCGCTGGGCGTGAGCAGCGCCGTGCCGGCCTCGGTCAGGAATCTGCAGGACTACGTGGCGTGGGTGCGGAGCTCGCCCGGCAACGCCACCTATGCCTCGCCGGCCGCGGGCTCGGTGGCTCATTTCCTCGGCTACCAGCTGTCGGAAGCGGGCGGCCTCAAGCTGCAGCACGTCGGCTATCGCGGATCCGCCCCGGCGTTGCAGGACCTCATTGGCGGGCAGATCCCCACGTACCTGGGCTTCGTGGCCGACTTTCTCCCGTACATGCAGCAGGGACGGATTCGCATCCTCGCAGTCGCGGGCGAGAAGCGCTCGCGCTTCATGCCTGGCGTGCCCACCTTCCTGGAGCAGGGCTTCGCCGGCATCCGGGGCGCCGAGACCTACGGCATCTTCGCGCCGCCGGGCACGCCCGAAGCCGCCGTGAATTCGCTCCATGCGTCCATCGTCTCGGCCGGCAAGGACGCCGCGATGCTCGCGGCCTTCGAACAGGTCGGCCTGGAGGCCGGCACACTGACGCCGCGCGAGTACGCGGCGCTGATCCAACGCGAACGGGAAGCCTGGGGGCCGATGGTGCGTGCCTCGGGTTTCCGCTTCGAGGAATGA
- a CDS encoding LysR substrate-binding domain-containing protein, whose product MSIGRIDLNLLKVFDAVYEDRNLMLAGRRLNLSQSAVSHALTRLRELVGDELFLRTGKGMAPTGRAMAMAPALRDSLRRIEATLGVEPFSAGQSSRRFVIAANDHVTAVIVAPLARALQKAAPGVDLVIRPSTRLDLAEQIDLGRIDLAIGIFSQVPVRLNTRTVMSQGEAILMRKGHPASRRKLQVKDLARYPLVTISVGGQEEGAVDGFILERGLARQSEMFDRHALEEALRDTGLPPRLRVTVPHSLAIPALLHGSDMLSIAPASLAQALARGSGHSELLLRQPPYRTGRSVLRAVWHRRNDHDAAHTWLRERVAEAAVAAGGVEEAGSEGA is encoded by the coding sequence ATGAGCATCGGTCGCATCGATCTCAACCTGCTGAAGGTGTTCGACGCGGTCTACGAAGACCGCAACCTGATGCTCGCGGGCCGACGGCTCAACCTGAGCCAGTCGGCCGTGAGCCATGCGCTGACGCGGCTGCGGGAGCTCGTGGGTGACGAGCTGTTCCTGCGCACTGGCAAGGGCATGGCACCCACCGGGCGCGCCATGGCCATGGCGCCCGCGCTGCGCGATTCGCTGCGGCGCATCGAAGCCACGCTGGGCGTCGAGCCCTTCTCTGCCGGCCAGTCGTCGCGCCGCTTTGTGATCGCTGCCAACGACCATGTCACCGCGGTCATCGTGGCACCGCTCGCGCGCGCGCTGCAGAAGGCGGCGCCCGGCGTGGACCTGGTCATCCGGCCTTCGACGCGGCTGGATCTGGCCGAGCAAATCGACCTTGGCCGCATCGACCTCGCGATCGGCATCTTCTCGCAGGTTCCGGTCCGACTGAACACGCGCACGGTCATGTCGCAGGGCGAGGCCATCCTGATGAGAAAGGGCCATCCGGCCTCGCGCCGCAAGCTGCAGGTGAAGGACCTGGCGCGCTATCCGCTGGTGACCATTTCAGTGGGCGGCCAGGAGGAAGGCGCGGTCGACGGATTCATTTTGGAGCGTGGCCTTGCGCGCCAGTCCGAGATGTTCGACCGTCACGCGCTGGAAGAGGCGCTGCGCGACACCGGGCTGCCGCCGCGGCTGCGCGTGACCGTGCCGCATTCGCTGGCGATTCCGGCGCTGCTGCACGGCAGCGACATGCTGTCGATCGCACCGGCCTCCCTCGCGCAGGCCCTCGCGCGCGGCAGCGGTCACAGCGAACTCCTGTTGCGCCAGCCTCCCTACCGCACCGGACGATCGGTGTTGCGGGCCGTCTGGCACCGACGCAACGACCACGACGCCGCGCACACATGGCTGCGCGAGAGGGTGGCAGAGGCGGCCGTGGCTGCCGGCGGAGTCGAGGAGGCAGGCAGCGAAGGCGCCTGA
- a CDS encoding ABC transporter permease subunit (The N-terminal region of this protein, as described by TIGR01726, is a three transmembrane segment that identifies a subfamily of ABC transporter permease subunits, which specificities that include histidine, arginine, glutamine, glutamate, L-cystine (sic), the opines (in Agrobacterium) octopine and nopaline, etc.): MLGLLVALARISPFRPLRWFAFSYVSTFRGTPLLIQILLIYFGPCRATAS, encoded by the coding sequence GTGCTGGGGCTGCTCGTGGCACTGGCGCGGATTTCTCCGTTTCGGCCGTTGCGCTGGTTCGCCTTTTCGTATGTGTCGACCTTTCGTGGCACACCGCTGCTGATACAGATCCTGCTGATCTACTTCGGCCCCTGCCGAGCTACGGCATCGTGA
- a CDS encoding amino acid ABC transporter permease, translating into MISPIPSALLAVSLFAAAYLSENFRSGIMAVEKGQWEAAWAMGMGYWKAPFRIVLPQAFRIALLPVGSRLIGLMKDTSLASTVTVVELTRVAEQLGATTFRYMEMFLIVGAIYWFINQVLTILQTWLESHLSKRYT; encoded by the coding sequence GTGATCTCTCCGATTCCCTCTGCGCTGCTTGCGGTGAGCCTGTTCGCCGCGGCCTACCTCAGCGAAAACTTCCGCTCCGGAATCATGGCCGTGGAAAAAGGCCAGTGGGAGGCTGCGTGGGCCATGGGCATGGGCTACTGGAAGGCGCCGTTTCGCATCGTGCTGCCGCAGGCCTTCCGCATCGCCCTGCTCCCGGTGGGCAGCCGGCTCATCGGGCTCATGAAAGACACGTCCCTCGCATCGACCGTCACGGTGGTGGAGCTCACCCGCGTGGCCGAGCAGTTGGGCGCCACGACCTTTCGCTACATGGAGATGTTCCTTATCGTCGGAGCCATCTACTGGTTCATCAACCAGGTGCTCACCATCTTGCAGACCTGGCTCGAAAGCCACCTCTCGAAGCGCTACACATGA
- a CDS encoding MBL fold metallo-hydrolase, with the protein MSPTDDTLQPTSEKPKDPVPSRYALRIGDIDALVVSDGVLPLPTSTMATNADPADLASWLDQMFMPPDKYDWPLNVMVARSGDQNILIDAGLGGQFPGFPRAGQFPQRLAAAGIELESVTDVIFTHMHMDHVGGLLVPGIKERLRPDVRIHVAKAEVDFWISPDFSQTVMPKPVPEVLRSTAKSFYNEYRDRIQTFEERREVAPGVVVRRTGGHTPGHSVVDLVSGGERLTFAGDAMFPVAFDHPDWQNGFEHDPEKAAEVRIGLLRELAQTRGLLVAAHLPFPSLGRVAIDGDIFRWVPIIWDY; encoded by the coding sequence ATGTCCCCCACAGATGACACCTTGCAACCCACGAGCGAGAAACCCAAAGATCCAGTGCCCTCCCGTTACGCGCTGCGCATCGGCGATATCGACGCGCTGGTGGTCAGCGACGGCGTGCTGCCGTTGCCCACCTCGACCATGGCCACCAACGCCGACCCGGCAGATCTGGCGAGCTGGCTGGATCAGATGTTCATGCCGCCCGACAAGTACGACTGGCCGCTGAACGTGATGGTGGCCCGCAGCGGCGACCAGAACATCCTCATCGACGCCGGCCTGGGCGGCCAGTTCCCGGGCTTCCCGCGCGCCGGGCAGTTCCCCCAGCGTCTGGCCGCGGCCGGCATCGAACTCGAGTCCGTCACCGACGTGATCTTCACCCACATGCACATGGACCACGTGGGCGGGCTGCTCGTTCCCGGCATCAAGGAACGCCTGCGCCCCGACGTGCGCATCCACGTGGCCAAGGCCGAGGTGGATTTCTGGATCTCGCCCGATTTCTCCCAGACAGTGATGCCCAAGCCGGTGCCGGAGGTGCTCCGCTCGACTGCCAAGAGCTTCTACAACGAATACCGCGATCGCATCCAGACATTCGAGGAGCGCCGCGAGGTGGCGCCGGGCGTGGTGGTCCGCCGTACCGGCGGCCACACACCAGGGCACAGCGTGGTCGACCTGGTGTCGGGCGGTGAGCGCCTGACGTTCGCCGGCGACGCCATGTTCCCCGTCGCGTTCGACCACCCTGACTGGCAGAACGGCTTCGAGCACGACCCGGAGAAAGCGGCCGAAGTTCGCATCGGCCTCCTGCGCGAACTGGCGCAGACCCGCGGGCTGCTGGTGGCCGCTCACCTGCCCTTCCCTTCCCTTGGCCGGGTGGCGATCGACGGTGACATCTTTCGCTGGGTTCCGATCATCTGGGACTACTGA
- a CDS encoding carboxymuconolactone decarboxylase family protein, with amino-acid sequence MTHRLNYIKQSPELFKKLIEFSTLVDNGTIEQTVRDLVAIRASQINGCAFCLDMHIKEAKIHGERELRIHHLAAWRESTLFVPRERAALAWTEVLTKLPEQGVPDDIYERVRTQLSEKELSDLTFSVMAINAWNRVNVAFQTVPGSSDKAFGLDKANLS; translated from the coding sequence ATGACTCATCGCCTCAACTACATCAAGCAATCGCCCGAGCTCTTCAAGAAGCTGATCGAGTTCAGCACGCTCGTGGACAACGGCACCATCGAGCAGACCGTTCGGGACCTCGTCGCTATCCGCGCCTCGCAGATCAACGGCTGCGCGTTCTGCCTCGACATGCACATCAAGGAAGCAAAGATCCACGGCGAGCGCGAACTGCGCATTCACCATCTGGCTGCATGGCGTGAATCGACGCTGTTCGTTCCCCGCGAGCGCGCGGCCCTGGCTTGGACCGAAGTGCTGACCAAGCTGCCCGAGCAAGGCGTGCCCGACGACATCTACGAGCGCGTGCGCACACAGCTGTCGGAAAAAGAACTCTCGGACCTGACCTTCAGCGTCATGGCCATCAATGCATGGAACCGCGTGAACGTCGCGTTCCAGACTGTGCCGGGGTCATCCGACAAGGCCTTCGGCCTGGACAAGGCAAACCTCTCCTGA
- a CDS encoding gluconate 2-dehydrogenase subunit 3 family protein, producing the protein MSLIDQESPARRLFLRQIGGASSVAALAAPALLSGLGSPLASAQGSAAQSTDTARSTGYLSMGPQEAACVEALVNVMCPADAMTPNGVDCGLHLYIDHQLAGGWGRGDQLYRQGPWRPGKPQHGYQSPLTPELHFKAGLAVLRRETLQRTGKAIEQLEARSLDALLQDVAAGRMDDEHYGLGAWFNDFFYPLFVQACFADPMYGGNRNKAFWRAVGFPGLPAFHGRNVVQYRGLPFPGAAKPQSIDDFS; encoded by the coding sequence ATGTCCCTGATTGACCAAGAGTCCCCCGCGCGACGCCTCTTTCTGCGCCAGATCGGCGGCGCTTCCAGCGTTGCAGCGCTGGCGGCACCCGCACTGCTGAGCGGCCTCGGCAGCCCGCTCGCTTCGGCGCAGGGCAGTGCAGCGCAGTCGACCGATACTGCTCGCTCCACTGGCTACCTGTCGATGGGCCCTCAGGAAGCCGCCTGCGTCGAGGCCCTCGTCAACGTGATGTGCCCGGCCGATGCGATGACACCGAATGGCGTCGACTGCGGCTTGCATCTGTACATCGATCACCAGTTGGCCGGCGGCTGGGGGCGTGGCGACCAGCTCTATCGACAAGGCCCTTGGCGCCCCGGCAAGCCGCAGCATGGCTACCAGTCGCCCCTTACACCCGAGCTGCACTTCAAGGCCGGCCTCGCGGTGCTGCGCCGCGAGACTCTGCAACGCACAGGCAAAGCCATCGAGCAACTCGAAGCCCGCAGCCTCGACGCCCTGCTGCAGGATGTGGCTGCCGGCCGGATGGACGACGAACACTATGGACTCGGTGCGTGGTTCAACGACTTTTTCTATCCGCTGTTCGTGCAGGCCTGCTTTGCTGATCCGATGTACGGCGGCAACCGCAACAAGGCCTTTTGGCGCGCAGTTGGCTTCCCCGGTCTGCCCGCTTTTCACGGGCGGAACGTGGTCCAGTACCGCGGCCTGCCCTTCCCTGGCGCGGCCAAGCCGCAGTCGATCGATGACTTCAGCTGA
- a CDS encoding GMC family oxidoreductase encodes MTQKLPKRAVVFVGGGLTAGLAARQMMNSGVDVLVLERGGDLAGSAAATLPNQRDELRWGVRNSLVQNWANETYTLRHSINESALPVRRMEAFLPGEGMGGAANHWNGQTWRWAEYDPALRTRLESRYGKAAIPREMTVQDWGVSYAEMEPYHDLFEQLFGIAGQAGNVGGRLIEGGNPFEAPRKRDFPQPPLEILESGRIFKTAAQSLGYKPFPLPAANSPRAYTNPDGASLAPCQYCGHCERFICEANAKASPAVLLYPLLQRQRNFEIRLHSQVTGLVYDKHARRVTAVQFIDLQTAQTYEQPADVVVLSGFTMTNTKLLLTSGIGRPYDPKTGKGVVGKNFCYQVMSSVPVFFKDRFINPFMASGASQMVVDEFNGDNFDHAGLGFFGGGYIYSNVTNGRPINSRLHPAGTPRWGSAWKQANADWYAHAFNVAVHGSNYPHSQNYLDLDPTYRDAYGLPLLRMTFNFHENDHRMSEYVTNKAAGIARAMGATAVGAPQPRQGDFDTRQYQTTHTTGGTIMGADPTTSVVSPRLQHWDAQNLFVVGASVYTHNAGYNPTGPLAALALRLGDDLVRYAKQPRML; translated from the coding sequence ATGACTCAAAAACTCCCCAAACGCGCCGTCGTCTTCGTCGGCGGCGGCCTCACCGCCGGCCTGGCGGCGCGGCAGATGATGAATTCCGGCGTCGACGTGCTGGTGCTCGAGCGCGGTGGCGATCTCGCCGGCAGTGCGGCCGCCACGCTGCCCAACCAGCGTGACGAACTGCGCTGGGGCGTGCGCAACAGCCTGGTGCAGAACTGGGCCAACGAGACCTACACATTGCGTCATTCAATCAACGAGAGCGCGCTGCCGGTGCGCCGCATGGAAGCCTTCCTCCCCGGCGAAGGCATGGGCGGCGCTGCCAATCACTGGAACGGACAGACCTGGCGCTGGGCCGAGTACGACCCGGCCCTGCGCACCCGGCTCGAATCGCGCTACGGCAAGGCGGCGATCCCGCGCGAGATGACGGTGCAGGACTGGGGCGTCAGCTACGCGGAGATGGAGCCGTACCACGATCTGTTCGAGCAGCTCTTCGGCATCGCGGGGCAGGCCGGCAATGTCGGCGGGCGGCTGATCGAAGGCGGCAACCCCTTCGAGGCCCCCCGAAAACGCGACTTTCCGCAACCCCCGCTCGAGATTCTCGAGTCGGGCCGCATCTTCAAGACGGCCGCGCAAAGCCTTGGCTACAAACCGTTCCCGTTGCCCGCGGCCAACTCGCCGCGCGCCTACACCAACCCCGATGGCGCAAGTCTCGCGCCGTGCCAGTACTGCGGTCATTGCGAGCGCTTCATCTGCGAGGCCAATGCAAAGGCCAGCCCGGCAGTGCTGCTGTATCCGCTGCTGCAGAGGCAACGCAATTTCGAGATCCGTCTTCACTCGCAGGTGACCGGCCTCGTCTACGACAAGCACGCCCGGCGCGTGACCGCCGTGCAGTTCATCGACCTGCAGACCGCGCAAACGTATGAGCAGCCGGCCGATGTTGTCGTGCTGTCCGGCTTCACCATGACCAACACCAAGCTTCTGCTCACGAGCGGCATCGGGCGCCCCTATGACCCGAAGACGGGCAAGGGTGTGGTCGGCAAGAACTTCTGCTACCAGGTGATGTCGTCGGTACCGGTGTTCTTCAAGGACCGCTTCATCAATCCGTTCATGGCGTCGGGCGCCTCGCAGATGGTGGTGGACGAGTTCAACGGCGACAACTTCGACCACGCAGGGCTCGGCTTCTTCGGCGGCGGCTACATCTACTCGAACGTGACGAACGGCCGCCCTATCAATTCCCGGCTCCACCCGGCCGGAACGCCCCGCTGGGGATCGGCGTGGAAGCAAGCCAACGCCGACTGGTATGCGCACGCCTTCAACGTCGCGGTGCACGGCAGCAACTACCCGCACAGCCAGAACTACCTCGACCTCGATCCGACGTACCGCGACGCCTACGGTTTGCCACTGCTGCGCATGACCTTCAACTTTCACGAGAACGACCACCGGATGAGCGAGTACGTCACGAACAAAGCCGCCGGGATTGCGCGCGCCATGGGTGCCACCGCAGTCGGTGCACCGCAACCACGGCAAGGCGACTTTGATACGCGCCAATACCAGACAACGCACACCACGGGTGGAACGATCATGGGCGCCGACCCCACAACGAGCGTGGTGTCGCCGCGGCTTCAGCACTGGGATGCGCAGAACCTCTTCGTGGTTGGCGCCTCTGTCTACACACACAACGCGGGATACAACCCCACGGGTCCCCTCGCGGCATTGGCGCTGCGCCTGGGCGATGACCTGGTGCGCTATGCAAAGCAGCCGCGCATGCTTTGA
- a CDS encoding c-type cytochrome gives MRTLLLTACAAAFMNLAHGQAAVQPPKTWTTCAACHTAQGAAAIGPPLAGVVGRKAGSSPGFGYSRAMKNAQITWDDKSLAAFLSDPQQAVPGNRMPFAGVPDAGEVAELVRYLKTLR, from the coding sequence ATGCGAACACTCCTGCTCACCGCCTGCGCCGCAGCTTTCATGAACCTGGCGCATGGCCAAGCGGCCGTGCAGCCGCCCAAGACATGGACGACATGTGCGGCATGCCATACAGCGCAAGGCGCTGCCGCCATCGGGCCGCCACTGGCCGGCGTGGTGGGCCGAAAGGCCGGCTCGTCGCCGGGGTTCGGCTACAGCCGAGCCATGAAGAACGCACAGATCACCTGGGACGACAAATCCTTGGCGGCCTTTCTCAGCGATCCGCAGCAAGCCGTGCCGGGCAACCGGATGCCTTTTGCGGGCGTCCCCGATGCCGGCGAGGTCGCGGAACTCGTCAGGTATTTGAAGACGCTGCGATAG